CCAGCGTCACCTTCACGGCATCGGCCAGGATGTCCACGCCACGAATCATCTTCTCGCGCGCGGAAGCGCCGAACTTCACGTCTTTGGCAGCCATTTGATCACCTCATATGGGGTTGAAAGCGATGGTCGTTCGGGCCTTTAGGCCTCGACGATGCCCATCACGTCGGATTCCTTCATGATCAGCAGCTCTTCGCCGTTGACCTTCACCTCGGTGCCGGACCACTTGCCGAACAGGATGCGGTCACCCGCCTTCACGTCGAGCGGGCGGACCTTGCCCTCTTCATTCACGGTGCCGGCGCCGACGGCCAGGACTTCACCTTCCTGCGGCTTCTCCTTGGCGGTGTCGGGGATGATGATGCCGCCCGCGGTCTTTTCCTCGGCCGTGATACGGCGAACGAGAACGCGGTCGTGCAAGGGGCGGAACTTCATGTCGGTTCTTTCCTCCTGATGAGTCAGGCTATGGGAACCTCCCCGCGTGCGGCGCCTGTTGGCACTCACTGGCGAGGAGTGCCAGCGACTTAGGCTTGGCCTCAGGCAGAGTCAAGACAGATGGCAGCACTCTCTGAGTGCGAGTGCTAATCCGCTGAATCAACAGAAGATTTTTCTGGCGAAGCCGCTTCCGATCATGTCAGCCTCATGACGTGACCAGCCCGTCGGACGGGCCGGCAGGAGGATCAGCCGGTCCCGCGGGTTGGAAAACGACCCCGAAGGAGGCTGCTTGATGCTGGATGTACTCTCCCCGATGGTCCGCCAGAAGGACTGGAGGCTCACCACCGCGGAAATCCTCTACCACATGCCCGACCACCCGGGCGTCCTGCAGACCTTCATCTGGCAAAAGCACGACCTGGCCCCGAGTTTCCCCGAACTCACCCGCTTCCTCGACTTCTGGAAGCGCGAGATCGAGGGGCC
This region of Sediminicoccus rosea genomic DNA includes:
- a CDS encoding usg protein, translating into MLDVLSPMVRQKDWRLTTAEILYHMPDHPGVLQTFIWQKHDLAPSFPELTRFLDFWKREIEGPLHSVRVASAALIRPADLKYANGVFLLH
- the groES gene encoding co-chaperone GroES, whose translation is MKFRPLHDRVLVRRITAEEKTAGGIIIPDTAKEKPQEGEVLAVGAGTVNEEGKVRPLDVKAGDRILFGKWSGTEVKVNGEELLIMKESDVMGIVEA